The following coding sequences lie in one Heyndrickxia oleronia genomic window:
- a CDS encoding GNAT family N-acetyltransferase, protein MENIKSKEININFSGKLVSLGPLRSDLVPLYNRWNNDFQTTKTLATTGPVILEEEIAAFKQISQNKNFLFFTIYEKHTLQPIGNTFLSDINYKNRTAEFNIVIGEKDSRGKGYGTEVAKLVLDYSFQTLGLHNIFLKVFEFNKNAIRAYEKAGFIRCGRRRQAHFSRGQKWDIIYMEALASEFESSACQNDLH, encoded by the coding sequence TTGGAAAATATAAAAAGCAAAGAAATAAATATAAATTTTTCAGGTAAATTAGTTTCACTTGGACCATTAAGAAGTGATTTAGTCCCTTTATATAATCGATGGAATAACGATTTTCAAACGACAAAAACTCTTGCAACCACTGGACCTGTTATTTTAGAAGAAGAAATAGCCGCATTTAAACAAATATCCCAAAATAAAAATTTCCTATTTTTTACCATTTACGAGAAACATACCTTACAACCAATAGGTAATACATTTTTATCAGATATAAATTATAAAAATCGCACTGCAGAATTCAATATAGTTATCGGTGAAAAAGATAGCAGAGGGAAAGGTTATGGAACAGAAGTAGCAAAACTGGTTCTCGATTATTCATTCCAAACATTAGGTTTACATAATATTTTTTTAAAAGTATTTGAGTTTAATAAAAATGCGATAAGAGCATATGAAAAAGCTGGGTTTATAAGATGTGGTCGTAGAAGACAGGCACATTTCTCGCGTGGTCAAAAATGGGATATTATCTATATGGAGGCATTAGCGAGTGAGTTTGAAAGTTCAGCTTGCCAAAATGATCTTCATTGA
- a CDS encoding TetR/AcrR family transcriptional regulator, protein MPTEKKDPRAVRTQRLLKQAFIELMEEKKFDQITVQDISDRATVKRVTFYLHYKDKYDLMYQCIDETLNELHDKVNEKVSFIGNFDFLDEQPHPSFVQLFHQVSENYPFYNALLVKNRIPYLTSRLLEIIHEFVSEGINQIEPNDENLTANRSLIIKYVESAFLEVIIWWIESGMHLSESEMAFQLMNLSIKGPYIHNPLKNKS, encoded by the coding sequence ATGCCCACAGAAAAAAAAGATCCCCGTGCTGTACGTACACAACGTTTATTGAAGCAAGCTTTTATTGAATTAATGGAAGAGAAGAAATTTGATCAAATTACTGTGCAAGATATCTCAGATCGTGCAACGGTAAAACGTGTTACCTTCTATCTTCATTATAAAGATAAATATGATTTAATGTATCAATGTATTGATGAAACCTTAAATGAACTACATGATAAGGTAAATGAAAAAGTATCATTTATAGGTAACTTTGATTTTCTAGATGAACAACCACATCCCAGCTTTGTTCAATTATTCCATCAAGTTAGTGAAAATTATCCTTTTTATAATGCACTACTGGTAAAAAACCGAATCCCTTATTTAACTTCTAGGTTATTGGAAATTATTCATGAATTTGTATCAGAAGGGATTAATCAAATTGAACCTAATGATGAGAATCTCACAGCGAATCGAAGCCTGATTATTAAATATGTTGAATCTGCTTTTTTAGAGGTTATTATTTGGTGGATAGAGAGTGGGATGCATTTGTCTGAGAGTGAAATGGCCTTCCAACTAATGAATCTTTCTATTAAAGGTCCATATATTCATAATCCATTGAAAAATAAATCATAA